The genomic interval TTACCTTCTGTGTGCTGGCTGGGAGAATGCACGAAACTGGGATTTTGAATACTAGGCAGTGCACTGTAAAGCTTGAACTTTACTTTGCCGAGTTTAGTTTCTGATTTTCTGAATTTTAACACGAGCGCTTGAGTTTTATAGGATTTACTTCTATTTTCTCCCCGACTAGACGAGGACAAACTTTCAATTCCGTAAAGCTTATCAATTCGCTCagtttttagttatttatttttccggACACGGTACAGAGGCAGTGTCTGTAATGGTGATTTTCATTGAGCCTTGTCCATGTGTGTGATTTGTGTGGAGACTCAACCCGGGGGGGTTGTGGGGGGACAAGAACGGAACGGATTGGATGGACAAGAACAAGACCCGTATTGATCTGCTCTCTGCAGGACGCAAAAAGgtccttttcttttgctttgtttattCATTCTACATAGTTTGGAATTTCCTATCACAGATATTATAGTTAAATAGTTACTGCTTTCATTTTACTTTACTCTGTTACTGTAAATAGTAAATAGTCAGTTAGTGTAACTAAGTCTTTAGTTCAAGATTAGTTACTTTACTTTCCTCTATTGTAATGGTATAAATACcaagtctcacgtgtaaaggcATCAAGTTGAATATACAATTTCTTTCTCAGTAGCTTTCTTCTAATACTTCGAGAATGCCACGTTTTGCATATAATCTTCTTTCAGTAACTAAACTAATTGCTGATCAGAAATGTTGTTTCATTTTTATGCCTGAAATCTGTTATATACAGGGCCTTACCCCATGGAAGATGATTGGGAAGGGTAGAAGATCTGCTGGTTTATATTTTCTGCAACAATCATCAGTGAGTGCAGCTAGTAATTCAGCTCTTTCACCAAATGTCAATTCTGTTTCTGATTCCAATTCCAGTTTGTGGCACAATAGATTAGGACACCCATCATCTTCTAGATTGTTAGTACTTGCAAAACTACTTCCAAATCTTGTTCTGAATAAAAATGATCATAAGAATCTTTGTTCTGTATGTCCTCTAGCAAAACAAAAACGTCTTTCATTTCCAGTCCATTCTTACAAATCCAgttttctatttcatttaatacattgtgacatttggggtccTTTTTCATTACCTACTCATGatggttttaaatattttttaaccattgTTGATGATCATTCAAGATCAACTTGGGTATATTTGATGCGATCCAAATCTGAAGTGAAAACCATTTTCATAGCCTTTTATAATATGGTTCATACACAATTTAATCAAGAAATAAAGTGTGTAAGAACAGATAATGGTTTAGAATTTAACATGACTGATTTTTTCTGTTCCAAAGGAATTATACACCAAACTTCTTGTGTTGAGACTCCTCAACAAAATTCTATCGTTGAGAGGAAACATCAGCATCTCCTTAATGTAGCAAGAGCCTTGAAATTTCAATCCAATGTTCCACTAACTTTCTGGGGTGAATGTGTTCTCACTGCCACACATATCATAAACTGTATTCCTTCTCATATTCTAAATGAAAATTCACCATATCAGATTCTCTATGGTGATCTTCCTTCCTATTATCATTTAAGAGTATTtggatgcttatgctatgcttCTACTCTTAGTCACAATAGATCAAAATTCTCACCTCATGCAAGGAAGTGTATTTTTGTTGGATATCCATTTGGAACAAAAGGATATAAACTTTTTGATCTTGAGTCACAAGTCTTCTTTATATCCCGAGATGTAATCTTTCATGAGTCTATATTTCCATTTCAGCAAAAATCATCCTCACTTCCTTCATCCATTCCATCTGACATTGTTATACCTAATCCAATTCCAGATTCTATTTCTCAATCTGAAGTTGATCCATCATTCAATTTCAGAAAAAATACACCTCCTAATAATTCTACTGAGCCGTTACTCACTTCCTCTCCATCAATTCCAGTAATTCCATCACTTCAAGATAATGTTCATTTTCCACCTCTTCGAAAATCAACTAGACAGCACAAAACTCCTGGTTACTTGCAGAATTGTCACTGCAATTTAGCAGCTTCTACCTCAAACACATCTTCTGCAGGCTCAATTTCTACAAAATCAGGTAATCAATATGATATTTCTGGTTTTTTATCTTATAAACATTTATCTCCCTCTCATAGTGCTTTCAGCAtttccatttcatctcatatagaACCAGAATTTTATCATCAAGCTATtaagcactctcattggagagATGCTATGACTATTGAATTAGCTGCCCTTGAATCAAATAACACCTGGACCCTCACTGACCTGCCACCTAATACAGTCccaattggttgtaaatgggtataCAAAACCAAGTTTAATGCTAATGGCTCAATTGAGAGACATAAAGCAAGATTGGTTGCCAAAGGGTATACTCAAAGGGAAGGTCTTGATTATTTAGAGACTTTTTCTCCTGTTGCAAAGATGGTGACAGTCAGATGCTTCTTATCATTAGCAGCTATTCATAACTGGCATTTAATACATTTAGATGTAAATAATGCTTTTCTATATGGTGATTTGAAAGAAATGGTGTATATGAAGCCACCTCCTGGGTATCTTAGAAAGGGGGATACACGGGTTTGTAAGCTGCAGAAATCCTTGTATGGTTTAAAACAGGCTTCTCGACAGTGGAATTCTAAATCAATGAAGCCTTGTTGGATTTGGGATTTATTCAATCCAAATCAGATTAGTCTTTGTTCACAAAGAAAACTGATGATTGTTTTGTGGCTCTACTGGTATATGTTGATGCTATACTTTTAGCCAGCACTGATTTGTCTGCTGTTCAGTCTATTACATCCTCTTTGAGTACACATTTCAAGTTGAAGAACTTAGGGCCTGTCAAATTTTCTTAGGCATGGAGATTGCCCGATCCAAAAAGGGTATTTCTCtatgtcaaagaaaatatgccCTTGAGTTAACATCTGAAACTGGTTTACTGGGCTCAAAACCAGCCAGTTTTCCCATGGATTCTCACTGTAAATTGTCAAAAACTGATGGTGAATTACTTGAGGATGGAACAAGCTATAGAAGACTCATTGGTAGGCTGCTGTACCTCACTCATACCAGACCAGACATCACCTATTCAGTCCATCATTTGAGTCAATTTCTTGAGTCTCCTCGAGTCCCACATATGCAAGCTGCTCTAAGGATCCTGAAATATGTTAAAATGGCTCCTGGACAAGGTATTTTTTTCTCAGCAACTTCTCAGATTCATCTTAAAGCTTTTGCTGACTCGGATTGGGCTAGTTGTCCTGATACAAGGAGGTCCATTTCTGGTTTTTGTATCTTTCTTGGTGATTCTCTTATTTCTTGGAAATCTAAGAAACAAACAACAATTTCAAGGTCATGTGCAGAAGCTGAATATAGGTCTATGGCCTATACTGTTTGTGAAATCACATGGCTGCAGTCTTTACTTTCTGATCTTCATCAACATCATCCTCAGCCTGCTTTActtttttgtgataatcaagctGCCATCCACATTGCAGCAAATCCCGTTTTCCACGAAAGAACTAAACACATTGAATTGGACTGCCATCTCATCAGGGAGAAAATACAAGCTGGAGTACTTAGAACTTTACATGTTTCTTGTTCCCATCAGCTCGCTGATATATTTACCAAACCACTTGGATATGCTATATTTCATTCTTTGTTATCCAAGATGAATGTTCACAACATTTACCATTCATCTTGAGGGGGACTATCACAGATATTGTAGTTAAATAGTTACTGCTTTCATTTTACTTTACTCTGTTACTGTAAATAGTAAATAGTCAGTTAGTGTAACTAAGTCTTTAGTTCAAGATTAGTTACTTTACTTTCCTCTATTGTAATGGTATAAATACCAACTCTCACGTGTAAAGGCATCAAGTTGAATATACAATTTCTTTCTCAGTAGCTTTCTTCTAATACTTCGAGAATGCTCTTGACTGGAAGGATCTGGAGTTGTTTCATTTCCAGGTTTGAAACTGCTATTGTCACTTCCTGTTTGGTCACGGAgaaattttaggaaaataaaGGAACAGGTTGTAATTTGTGCAGTCTGTGATATTGAGTTCATAATGTAACTAAAATTTCGGGTTTAATAACTGTGTGGGAATGACTGAGCTGGTTGCTTTTTTTGGGGGACTGGAGCAAAAGAAAATTGAGGTTCCACTTTCTGGTTTCTGTATTATATTTTGGTATCCCAGCAATTAGCAAGTATAGATGACTGGggttttttataatattattcctGGAGTGATTATACGTTGATTCCTCAAACTTTGTTTGGCTGTTAGGATAATAGAGCTGAAGGTAAGGTTTGAATAGTATCCTCTTAGGCTCCCGATGATCAAACCTTTTGTTCAGTCCTGGGGTTTGGAACTTATGTTTTCCTCCCAATTTTCCCCAGTATTTTAACAACCAGACATATAATGATTGattggagattttaattttgattttaattttccaTCATCAGCTTCAACAATTTCATCAGAAAAAGGAGAGCAAAATCAGTACTGGCCATAGAAAATCATCAAAAAAATATGGTGAAGCTGAGCAGCATGAACCTGATGCTGGTGCATCATCCACTACCATATCAAAAGCATCGTATCAGGTTACTTAAAAGGAAGTTTCTCCTCATGATGATTCAGACCTGgaaattattcattaatcagTATCGTGCTCGCTGGGAGTTGGAGAGCCAGATCTGTCATTGATTCAGTCGAGGGAAGATCAGGTAACAGATGTAGGTTGTGCCCTCCTTCTCTTTATACTTGTATCTTGATACAATTTCTGGTAGGTTAGCACATATGATATGTAGACTTGATGTATAattatattctcatttgttgCTGGGTAGGGGCAACGCAGGAACCTGGTGGTTTGGAATTGAGGCAATCTGGTCGAAGTAGTGAAATAGTGCTTGAAGGAGAATGGCGGCTTCCTTTCTCTGAGCCCTGTGAAAATGCCCTTTCAAGGTCGGCTTCAGTAAAGACTGGCATGAAGGAGGCATCCTGCTACTGAGCCTTGTGAAAGTTCTGATGCTCTTTCAAGGTTAGCTTCAGTAAAGACTGGCACGAAGGAGGCATCCTGCGAAGCAGAGCAAACTGGTGAGTCAGGAAAAGTATGTGCATCTGCTGGTTCGACCTTGTTGGATGGATTTTCAGCTTCCATTTTGTCTTTACACGAGGCAGATGGGATTTCATCTGCTAATCTTGCCATGAAAAAATGGAAGGGAGAAGGTTCATCTTACCAAGAAAACTCCGCCATGCCTTTTCCATTTGGTGACTATGAAAAAGACTCAGGCTGTTTTGGACAGTAGGACAGCCGCAGAGGGTTACAAGTTACAATGAACTATATATGCCAGACAAATCTTGTATGGTTGAGGATATTAGCCTTGATGGACCCGGTGAAACTAAATGTTCAGCTGGTGGACATATTGTGCCACCTGTTGTGGGTGTGAGCGCAATCAGTCTGTCGCAGCTCATGGAAATGATAAGGGGGCTTACTGAAGAAGAGTTTAGGTTTTTGCTCAAGTCAAGGGAATCAGTTTCTAATTCAGGTTTGAGAACTGTTAGTATGATTTTTGTAGAAAACGGCTCTACAGATTTTGGAAGTTGAACCTTTGGTGAGAAAGTTTTAGTTGCTGGAAACGTTAgtcactttattaatatatatatatatatatatataatactcatTTAGTTTCTCGGATATGAACTTTGATGTGTTAAGTTTCATAAGCTTGTCCATTTCAGATCAATTGCTGTTTGAAATGGCCTTCTCCCTCtcaaaaagggggaaaaagtaaaaacaaaggAATGCATTATGTATTGATAATTGTCCAAATCAACTTTATAGGAAATGAAGGGGATCGTGCAATTTATATTTCTTTGGTTCAGATATTGATGAGGCATTGGAATATATGGTGGCCGCTACTCGGTAGTTTGCGTTAGTGACAAATTAAGTAGTACCTTTTATCACTGGTTTCCCATTCAAATGTGTTAGACAGTGATATTTGCTTTGTACTTCCAGGCCCACTTCATGGACCACAAGTATGCACTAGAACTATTTGGTTTTATTTACATTATGTGGATGCTCCTTTGTGACATTCGGTTCATTTCGTTTAACTGTTAGTTCATTGctttaattttacttttgatAGTTGTGAACGCTTATATCTTATATCCAAATTCCTCTTTTTTTAAGTTGCAATGCCCTTTGTAGagcaattatatattttttttttcaaggttaGATTACTCTTGATGTAAACGATCGATTGTGGTGGGATCCTTGCAGATGTTTAAGGACAGTGCCAGGGACTTCGCTTACACCTCAAGTCTGCAGTTCGCGCAAAGCCAATAATGACCAAGTTGCCATTGCTATAGACCTGGATCCTAATACTAGCGGTAGattagaagatgaagacgaTGATAAAGGTAAACCTAGAAGAATACAAGTATGACATCTATTCGGCTATATAGCGTTTATTTCCTTGGCTATTAAGACAGCTCATAGTTCAATGAatacatttcttcttctttttttatttcaattttttctttatccaCTGTAGTTCATGGTTTCAAGTCACTTATTACGTCAAAAATTGTGCCACGATTCACAAGAGTCCAAGACCTGTTACTGACATGATTGATGGTCTTTGGTAGGCACAACCCAATATTCTTTGTATTCGTTTGGTTTGAAACTATTCTACATTTTCTAAGCTGAAACCATTTTTATACACATTCTGCCAGGGTTTCTTGTGATCGGGCTCAGGTGCGACGACCAGCTTTACGGCTCGGAAATAATCTATTGGGCCATATCGCAAATTTGCATGCACTTCTGGCCACTCCagtggtttgagaaaaaaggtTCTGGTCAGTCATCTTCTCTTATTACCATGACAAAAGAAATAGATTGAGAATTTGTTTACTCCAAAACCAACCGGGTTACCGAAGGTTTGTACTTTACGACTGTTGTATTTACAGCTCTCTATAATAATCGTAAAACTTGTACTACAAAAAGTTTGTGTCTGCTCTTTACGCACGTGTTTCGTGCCCGTCTAAATTCGCTTCTGCTTAATTTAGCGTTCTTcttgcgagagagagagagagagagtaactgCAGCAGAATTAAGATAAGATGACACTGGCAACAAGCATACCATAATCTGTTACAAACTCAATAGAAAGGGTGTTTATTCACCCTGTGAGAAGTGAATAAAGTGATTGACTTGATCTGAACTTAAAACGTTAAGACATTCCTGGCCTCTAGTCTAGGGCCACAAATATATCGAAGGCTTTTTCAGAATTCTGATGAGGAACATGATAAAAAGCTTTTGAAGTTTCCTCTAGGATTCTCCTCAAACCTTGCAATCCTAAAGGGCTTTAGCTCCACTCCTTCTGCCTCTCCGATAAGCACAAGGTCAGCCAGTATCCTCCCCACCGCGGGGCTCATCTTGAACCCATGCCCAGAAAACCCACCTCCGATCACAACATCCTTCCCGAACTCCCCGCCCAAGAAATCAAGCACGAAATCCTCGTCCGGTGTCATCGAATACATGCACAACTGCGTTGCCGCCGGCCCTCCGGAATCAACCAGCCCTGCCAGCTTCTCCCCAACCCATTTTTTCAGATATTCTAATCCCTTTGCTGGCCCCCATGGCCTCTTGTCCTGATCGCATGGATTCCCCCATGCACAGCCACCTTGATCAACCCCGGAAACTCCAGCGACGGCGTGCCGTATATATACGGCTCCCCAGAGTCCCCAAACGTCGGAAAATTCCCTCCGATTGCAAACTTTGCCTCGTGCCCCTCCTTAATCCTCCAATAACACGCTGTACTCTCCAAAGGTTGTATAGGCAGCTCGAGCCCACTTACCGTTTTGACTAACTTTCTCGTCCAAGCCCCGGCGGTCACCACGCATTTTTTGGCCCAGAACTTTTCGCCATTGCTTGTGTGAATCCATACGCCCCTTTGACGCTGTCTTTTCTGATATCTTTCACTTCCATGCAGTCTCTAAGAACAGCACCCTTTTGAAGCGCTAGTGTTTGGAACATGGACACTGCCTTCGTGGCCTTTATCACGCCGCCATACTCGGAAAACACTCCAAGAAAATTCCCCGGAATATCGAACACGCCGGAAAACTTTTCGGCTACTTGTCTGCTGTCGAGGATTTCGTGTGGGATGGAGTGTTTGTGACAAGTGTTTATGGTCTCGCGGAGGCACTCGTTGTCGGACGCGCCCATTTCGAGATGTTGGGCCTTGAAGTAGACCTTGTAGCCGATTTCGGACTCGAACTCCTCCCAGAGCTTGTACGACTCCATGAGCAAGGGGTAGTAGTAGTCCTCGGGGTAGGTTGCGCGAATGGTGCGGGACTCGCCGTGAGATGAGCCTCGGTGGTGCAAGAAATCGAATTGCTCGAGTAGGAGCGTTTTGTGACCCCGTTTGGCGACTTGGTAGGCGGTGGAGCTGCCCATGACGCCTGCGCCGACGACAACAACATCGAATTCTTCAGCAGAAAGTGCCATCTCAATGACGGGATATTTTGGAGGCTACTTTTAGTGGGTTGGATGCGATGTGAAAGTTTTCTAACAAGGGAATCTCCTTAAAAGCACCAACTTCTGGTGCGAAGTTTCCCGGTAGCTAGCATGGGTGAAccttgttttcttattttcttttgacaGGCCAGACTTTCCGAAGTATTActaattaaaagttgaaaaagagagaaatgatatacacacaatatattatataatatattataaaataaagatatttttataaaattattttatttttataaaatattttataaaaatatctcttatttaaaacataattgtgtaaaatattataaaaaatattatgtgtaaatcattttcctattagtctattattacccatttattattcaagtaaattttaagtttttttattattattattttcttttaaatatttttttaacatatttaatcactaagaaaaaattaaaaaaatatataactttattaatactcatttttttaatcattaagtaaaataaaaaatacaaaaaaatcaaatacaaaaaaagtaataatatgatagtaaccctatcattattcttatactGTAGTTACTTTCTTTAAATGGACTATTTGATGACCATTACCAAATATTTTAGgtcatttctttataatttatggTCTAAATTAATTAAGGGTCACCATATAATTGATCtgttcaaattttcaaattttcaaacaaaatgaacATGAGTTTTCCTTCCAAAAAGTTATCTCTACCTCGTAATTAAGACtgtatttggatattaagatgagttgagttttttatgaatagtaatgagttgagattgttgaatgagtttggtggagttcacttaaaatgagtttaaaatatgtttggatgttaagataagtttagatatatttacgaaaatttatgaaaagttgtaaaataaatggTCCCACCATTATTTGTTACTGTTCATATTACAGTATAAACGGAAATGATTTCCGTATCTGGCGCCAAATGCAGCAGGAAAAATATACAAGGAACTGGCACTGTAGCTTAGACGCCACCGAGAACATGCAAGtaggaaataagtttttttttttttttttttagcaagtaGGAAATAAGTTTGGATTCctatcggttttttttttttttttttaattttcataatagtATTCACTATTCACTATTCCGTACGTAGTCTTTgaagttgttattttttatattactttttctttaattttttttatccgtTTCCTTTCGTATCATTTTTCAAGGCACCCCATTTCACTATTTTCAtcacttttatttcattatttctattatttcttatttatgaTATGAGTAAAATTGGTAATACCAAGTACCATTATTTATCTTCcctaaagtttttatttgattgtataaaatatttcttgattttgtaatttttaatttttttaaaataacaaaattaataaaaaatatcactttattatttaaatgagtcaATGCATGTAAAAACGCAATTTTCACTACATTGTTTATTTATCAAGCCGAAAGGATGTAAGCCAAAGGGCTGTAGTGGGCTTACAATTGGGAAGGACAACCCATTTTCAAACTTCAATCACTGTTGGAGCACGAGGGCTGCAGACGTTGGAGGAGTTGACGGTGGAAGCTTTTTCGTTGAATCACAACATCTCCTTCTTCAACCCGTCAACTATGGGGGATGACTGTGGGTTCGATAGCATCTATAAATTTAAAGCTCAAGCTTGCAATtgggaaatattttaaataaattttggtgCAGTGCAGTCACTGCGGAGAGGGATATTGATTTTAAggaaatgagtttattttcttctGCAATGagttggggaagaagaaggacGAGGAAAGAGAGACggaaagagagagatagggGGAGGAGTTATAACGGTCCAAtggaaggtaaaaaaaaattaaaagctgagttaaatgCAGAGTCAGAAATCTTTGCAAAGAAAGACATGTTACATCCATCTACagattaaaatgagttaaatgACAAAACTCGGTTCAAATACGTTTGGATGGCAAGCTCAGCTCAAATTTGAACTGAGCTGAGCTGCTTCTGACTTCTAAACGAAGCCGAAAatagtattttgagttgttatataaaatgtgtTATTTTAGATCAATGAATTAAAGTGTTTTATTGTATCTTCTGAACAATCTTATTAATACTCTATAACACGTTGAAGCAAGACAAATATATTCCAAAGAAATCGTTGTTCTAATCAAATCTTGGATAgagtccaaaattttattttctacctTCGTGATTCCCTTATTCTCGTTATATTTTCTTATAgattattatttctattatataaattaatagtatttgaatttatattctGGGCAACGATATTTGAACAATTATTTTACACATGATCttacaattaattaatgtgataatatcattttattaaaaatataagaaaaatcaattgaatcttaaaatttataagaacCGCTCCCTCtcaaagataaaattataataatgttatGTCAATATCTTTATTTAGATCACGCAAATAAAGTATTTTAGTTATTGTATTGCATTCGTTTTTGCTCTTTTATAATGCGCAGGGGTATACCTCGGCAGTGACGCAGGAGTTTCAATTTGGATCGTTACGCAACATGATCAGacgttttttttatttttttatttaatgagaaatatttgaatcataaataaatatcataaaagtatacttataaattgatgtattttgatatgctttattaaattgtaaagttattattattataaagtagatttaactatcatataaagtcatgttaatttgtcaatttatttttctaaaatcactttgtGATTGTAACACTTTTCTTTCACAATAATTTATGAATTCTAGAAAAACAATTTGAACAAAATTATATCTTGataataaatctcattgttTTGAAAGGACCCGCGTGGAACTTTGCCTCTAATTTATGGAGAAATCTATTTATcaccatttttattattatactcTTAATATCTCTTGATctgatattaaatgatagatttacaagtgaaatataataaatagttcatAATCatttaacaatatattatatgatgataagaaaatgatagtaaaaaggatgatgagtaatattactcttaatttatacacaaaagtTTTATCTCTTTACCATGATAAtgtaaagaaaaacaaactacCCTATTcccatctaaaaatattaacaaagaTTTTTACTCACACCTTTAAATCTAATTTGTAGGCAAGACGACTATCATAAAAGCACTGGCATTGGCTTTTTCAttcttaaaatttgaataaatgtAGATAAAATTATCTACATTGACTTCTTTGAAAAGTAAAAGTTTGAACTATGATGAGctatagtaattttaaatatattttcaaatttgtaaatgtactgttcatcttcaaaagtaatattattataaaaattacctCAATTGCTCtgcttttcaatttcattttttacgATTTTAACTTCCTCGAACGCcctttatcttttatttttgtgttcagttttgaaatatgtgaagtaataaatattattattaattaacatataattagtgtaattgtaaaatataaaaaaatattattatattattattttgactaattcaatgtgtaGTTATGGTTAgagaggttttggatttatgaaaaaaataactatactttttatcaaattttaaaaatgactttGATTAAACTAATACTAATCCTCTGAGACTTCGGTCATCAACTttgctataatataataactGAGATAAAAATGCCATTCGTCATTGCTTatctattatcattttattatgtgatgacatggcattgAGTAAGTGATTAGTATTTGCATTTTATTCATTGTTTGATGTGAGATGATGATAagataaataatgaataacaatatatatatatatatatatatatatatatatatcaattttagAAGACCTTTTATtgttgagtaatgatatacataatatattttcacaacatattttacaataatattataaggtgagagtatttttataaaatgatgttactttcatatgatgttttataaaaatatctttcatttaaaatattatatcgtaaaatatattatgtataaattattttccacaTAATAATAGGATAACGATAATGTGGGTGCGATGAGCACTATGTTGGGGTCTTCTATAGGTTTGTTTTCTTCGAAAGATTGTCAAAACAAGTGCTAGGTCCACGTCATGTAGACAATGTGCTGAGACGATGTTGGAACATGCACTGTTATGTCCGGAACAACGACTTTGCATCATTTATTTAGTATATAATtgtaaagataaatttaaaaattgaatattaaaaattaaattatgttagtGAACGATGCGTGgtgtaaaaatatttgaataacattttttgtcACAAAACTATCAATTATCTCGTGCATCTAGCTTCTTATGTGAGACGCTTTTCACTCTACTTGTTGCCCACTTTAGAGTCTTTGTGGAACttctaaggcttcgtttggttgtacaggtgagttgaaatgagatgagagctgaataagttattattaaaatgttattttttaataatatttttattttaagatttgtaaaaggttgaattgtttatta from Juglans microcarpa x Juglans regia isolate MS1-56 chromosome 4S, Jm3101_v1.0, whole genome shotgun sequence carries:
- the LOC121263570 gene encoding LOW QUALITY PROTEIN: probable sarcosine oxidase (The sequence of the model RefSeq protein was modified relative to this genomic sequence to represent the inferred CDS: inserted 2 bases in 2 codons), translated to MALSAEEFDVVVVGAGVMGSSTAYQVAKRGHKTLLLEQFDFLHHRGSSHGESRTIRATYPEDYYYPLLMESYKLWEEFESEIGYKVYFKAQHLEMGASDNECLRETINTCHKHSIPHEILDSRQVAEKFSGVFDIPGNFLGVFSEYGGVIKATKAVSMFQTLALQKGAVLRDCMEVKDIRKDSXQRGVWIHTSNGEKFWAKKCVVTAGAWTRKLVKTVSGLELPIQPLESTACYWRIKEGHEAKFAIGGNFPTFGDSGEPYIYGTPSLEFPGLIKVAVHGGIXCDQDKRPWGPAKGLEYLKKWVGEKLAGLVDSGGPAATQLCMYSMTPDEDFVLDFLGGEFGKDVVIGGGFSGHGFKMSPAVGRILADLVLIGEAEGVELKPFRIARFEENPRGNFKSFLSCSSSEF